The following are from one region of the Mycolicibacterium helvum genome:
- a CDS encoding dienelactone hydrolase family protein, with translation MPGAESNVPGQAAPAADLTGWIAEPFSAAGFTHDVYRKGEGPGVVLIPEMPGVHPGVLALGNYLVDNGFTVAIPSLYGTPGAPAMSPAAMVSLARGCVAKEFAAFATNKERPVSHYLRALARDLKAKTGSKGVGVIGQCFSGGFALAAAVDDSVLAPVLSQPSVPIALTAKQKRDPGLSEGELKVIEKRAAEDGLCALALRFSGDPMSPAERFKTLKDRLGDAFEVIEIDSSKGNRDGFGRMAHSVLTLEVREVENQPAYEARKRVVEFLKERLT, from the coding sequence ATGCCCGGAGCTGAGTCCAATGTCCCCGGCCAGGCGGCTCCGGCCGCCGACCTCACCGGATGGATCGCGGAGCCGTTCAGTGCGGCCGGTTTCACCCATGACGTCTACCGCAAGGGCGAGGGGCCCGGCGTGGTGTTGATCCCAGAGATGCCAGGCGTGCATCCTGGCGTGCTGGCACTGGGAAATTACTTGGTGGACAACGGTTTTACCGTTGCGATCCCGTCGCTGTACGGCACGCCGGGTGCGCCCGCGATGAGCCCTGCTGCGATGGTGTCGCTGGCGCGCGGATGTGTGGCAAAGGAGTTTGCGGCCTTCGCGACCAATAAGGAACGGCCGGTGTCGCACTACCTGCGGGCGCTGGCGCGTGACCTGAAAGCGAAGACCGGCAGCAAGGGTGTCGGGGTGATCGGGCAATGCTTCTCGGGTGGTTTCGCGCTGGCGGCCGCCGTCGACGACAGCGTGCTCGCACCGGTGCTCAGCCAGCCGTCGGTGCCGATCGCGCTGACCGCCAAGCAGAAGCGCGACCCCGGGCTGTCCGAGGGGGAGTTGAAGGTCATCGAGAAGCGGGCGGCCGAGGACGGGCTGTGCGCGCTGGCTCTGCGGTTCAGCGGCGATCCCATGTCACCGGCGGAGCGGTTCAAAACGCTCAAGGATCGGCTCGGGGACGCGTTCGAGGTCATCGAGATCGACTCGTCGAAGGGGAACCGGGACGGGTTCGGCCGGATGGCGCATTCGGTGCTGACGCTCGAGGTGCGTGAGGTCGAGAACCAGCCGGCCTACGAGGCGCGCAAGCGCGTGGTGGAGTTCCTCAAGGAACGGCTGACCTAG